Proteins encoded together in one Telopea speciosissima isolate NSW1024214 ecotype Mountain lineage chromosome 4, Tspe_v1, whole genome shotgun sequence window:
- the LOC122659061 gene encoding patellin-1-like produces the protein MAEETQMKAEEVVVVETKKTAIEKDAPPSVPEEALNKHEFTAPPPAAKEEEKKAEIQEAFALAEEKPIVVEETPILTITEEPPKTEASKVAEPVLVSDMVEEKKEAPSKKPGEVTPLASAPEVEELADVVVTEVVEKITYVDDDGTKTVEAIEETIIAVSAPAAPAEETAAASPKKEGEVEAAAAATAPPVETKQEEITNVAALPPPLEEVSIWGIPLLADERSDVVLLKFLHARDFKVKDAFTMIKNTVAWRKEFGIETLLEEDLGLAAQIDKQALEIDRFILLQNEILRSALHEQRNQQMATLLKKMESKALSLLKRKDEDIVRAAKRTIELMLEKGRNGEPNLAKSR, from the exons ATGGCAGAGGAAACCCAAATGAAAGCAGAGGAAGTCGTTGTGGTTGAGACAAAGAAAACTGCGATTGAGAAAGATGCACCACCATCGGTGCCGGAG GAAGCACTTAACAAACACGAGTTCACTGCTCCTCCACCGGCggcaaaggaggaagagaagaaggctGAGATTCAAGAAGCCTTTGCCCTTGCAGAGGAAAAGCCAATTGTTGTTGAAGAAACGCCGATATTGACGATCACGGAAGAGCCCCCGAAGACGGAGGCTAGTAAAGTTGCAGAGCCGGTACTGGTCTCGGAcatggtggaggagaagaaagaagcacCATCGAAGAAGCCAGGTGAAGTGACACCACTGGCATCGGCACCCGAAGTTGAGGAACTAGCAGATGTGGTGGTTACAGAGGTGGTTGAGAAGATAACCTACGTTGATGACGATGGCACTAAGACTGTTGAAGCCATTGAAGAGACCATCATAGCCGTCTCTGCTCCTGCAGCACCAGCTGAGGAAACTGCAGCGGCGTCTCCGAAAAAGGAAGGGGAGGTAGAggccgccgccgccgccaccgCACCACCTGTTGaaacaaaacaagaagagaTAACCAACGTTGCTGCGCTGCCACCACCACTAGAGGAGGTGTCAATATGGGGAATCCCTTTGCTTGCCGACGAGCGGAGCGATGTGGTCCTTCTGAAATTCCTTCATGCCAGGGATTTCAAGGTGAAGGACGCATTCACCATGATCAAGAATACGGTGGCATGGAGGAAAGAGTTTGGAATTGAGACCCTTCTTGAGGAAGACCTAGGTTTAGCTGCTCAGATTGATAAGCAAGCATTGGAGATTGATCGTTTTATTCTATTACAG AATGAGATACTCAGATCAGCTTTACATGAACAAAGGAATCAACAAATGGCTACCCTTCTAAAAAAGATGGAATCAAAGGCGTTGAGCTTACTGAAACGGAAGGATGAAGACATTGTAAGAGCGGCCAAAAGAACAATAGAGCTAATGCTTGAGAAGGGTAGAAATGGAGAACCAAACTTGGCAAAAAGTCGCTAA